The sequence below is a genomic window from Ciona intestinalis unplaced genomic scaffold, KH HT000141.2, whole genome shotgun sequence.
CATACTATAATAAAGGTGTGCTAAGATGTAAGATGATAACTGCGCGGTTTTAACCCTAAAATACAAGCAATGTaaagaagttaatattaacagTTTCAGCTCAACTTACCGTTTAGAACATTTCTTAATGCAAAGGTCTGAAGTTAGTTGATCGAGTATGAACTTATATTTAGTGTGGATGGGATATGGTTTGCGGGACTTTAAACAGCCGAGGTTTGTAACTGGAAGTTATGAGACTTGGTTAATATGGGGGTAGTGGTGGTAATAATAAGGGATATAACTGCTACGGATATctaaatgtatataacttattatcctcacgtggcggaaaaacgacagttgttataacacgggtgttctgttatacacacctcgtgcccaaaaccgtatcctcacgactcccatagactgttgtaaGTTGTTTGAAATACGAACAGGTGTtttatgctaaaggtgtcccgttttttcctatatactatatataactttgtcgGTGATTGTTATTTGTATAGCCGAAAATTTGGATGATTGTTATTTGTATAGCcgaaaaaaaacctttaatggccctttagtgaccattgggctAGACCAATTTTCGTTAGATGTTATGCCTAAGACACACACGCGCCAACAATTGTTGAAAGCACTATCAAGTTGTgtatcctttggttacaaGCCAATTTGGTTACGAGCTCTAACAGTCTAATCTAGCACAATAAAATAGGtaacttttagcacataatatccaaatatcctgatcgtgttttaaacaattaacaacggtctttcgGAGTCATGAgtatacggtttaataattctttaaatgttctttgtttgctaccaaatgtgacgagaaaatagaatgaaaaggtgtcccatcttcccccaccctactatatatccagTGAACCATGAACAATACAAATTGTTCTTACCTTTACATCTCACGGGGTCTTCGATGTAACTTCTCTCATCCTTCGGCGCAAAGTAATCGGTCAAAAGTTTTctatgataaaatattttactcagTCCAGTTGATATGCCCATT
It includes:
- the LOC113475183 gene encoding uncharacterized protein LOC113475183; amino-acid sequence: MRFYSRTMGYTPVKRMINRQKRFKKLLLASFVVYFVFYLYQRWQHEVKRRKLLTDYFAPKDERSYIEDPVRCKVTNLGCLKSRKPYPIHTKYKFILDQLTSDLCIKKCSKR